In Melospiza melodia melodia isolate bMelMel2 unplaced genomic scaffold, bMelMel2.pri scaffold_175, whole genome shotgun sequence, the sequence ccgcccccagcgctGACCTCAGCACGTCTGAAACGGGGAAAAATGGACAAAAATcagccaaaattcacccaaaattcacccaaaaatcacccaaactcagccaggcccagcccccagagccccgcccccagcgccGAGCGCAGCACGTCTGAAACGGggaaaaatggacaaaaattaaccaaaaatcaacccaaattcacccaaaattaaccaaaattcacccaaaattcagccaaactcagcccaggccccGCCCCCAGAGTCCCGCCCCCAGCGCCGAGCGCAGCACGTCTGAAACGGGGGAAAAGCGACCAAAATTAACCAAAAATCaacccaaattcacccaaatgaaccaaaaattcacccaaaattcacccaaaattaNNNNNNNNNNNNNNNNNNNNNNNNNNNNNNNNNNNNNNNNNNNNNNNNNNNNNNNNNNNNNNNNNNNNNNNNNNNNNNNNNNNNNNNNNNNNNNNNNNNNNNNNNNNNNNNNNNNNNNNNNNNNNNNNNNNNNNNNNNNNNNNNNNNNNNNNNNNNNNNNNNNNNNNNNNNNNNNNNNNNNNNNNNNNNNNNNNNNNNNNTTCACCGCTGCCGGACGCGTTTCCACCTGTCCATGTTCTTGTAGATCAGTGACGTAATCGAGGGGGCGGGTCTAACACCTGGGGGCGGGGCCAACAACCATTACATCATCCGGGGGCGGGGCAAAGGGGCTCTGGGGGGCGGGGTCTAACACCTGGGGGCGGGGCCATCAACCATTACATCATCCAGGGGGCGGGGCCAACGGAATCAGGGGGCGGGGGGTCGAACACCTGGGGGCGGGGCCAACAACCATTACATCATCCGGGGGCGGGGCCAAAGGGGcgcagggggcggggccagggagattttaaggaaaatttttttgggatttttagggaattttttggatatttttggggggatttttgggatattttgggaattttcttcAGGAGATTTTTGGGATATATTAAAGAAGTTTTAGGGGATTTTTAGaaaattttttgggtttttttaggggagttttgggatttttgttttaattttttgggacttttgaggtgatttttgcgatttttaaaaatcttttttggtgtttttagggaattttttgggactttttggggggatttttgggatattttgggaattttcttcAGGAGATTTTTGGGATATATTAAAgaaatttgtggggatttttagaaaattttttggtttttttaggggagttctgggatttttgttttaattttttggactttttgaggtgattttgggcattttaaaaaaaaattcttttggtGTTTTTAGGTgatttttggggaggatttttgggatATTTCGGGAATTTTTTTCAGGAGATTTTTGGGATATATTAaagaaatttttggggatttttagaaaaatttttgggtttttttaggggagttttgggatttttgttttaattttttgggacttttggggagttttgggatttttgtttaattttttgggacttttgaggtgatttttgcaatttttaaaaatctttttttggtgtttttaggggatttttgggatattttttggggggatttttgggatattttggaagTTTTCTTCAGGAGATTTTTGGGATCTATTAAagaatttttgggggatatttagaaattttttggggttttttttagcggagttttgggatttttattttaattttttgggacttttgaggtggtttttgggatttttaaaactTTTGAGGCAGTTTGGGtcagattttgggtgatttttggcagattttggggcagttttgggtcagattttggggcagatttgggtcacattttggggtgatttttggcagATTTTGGGTCAGATTTGGGTCagattttggggccgttttgggtcagattttggggctattttggtcagattttggggcagttttgggtcagaTTTTGGTCACTTTTGAGGCAGTTTTgggtcagattttggggtgattttaggcAGATTTTTGGCAGATTTTGGGTCagattttggggcagatttggggcagttttcggtcagattttggggtgattttggcagatttggggccgttttgggTCAGATTTTGGGGCTATTTTGGTCAGATTTTGGGTCACATTTTGGTCAGATTTTGGGTCAGATTTTGGTcagttttgggtcagttttggggtgaCTTTGGCCGGTTTTGGGTCAGATTTgggtcagattttggggtgatttttggcagatttggggcagttttggggcagttttggggcagttttggggtgactttggtcagattttggggcatttttgggtcagttttggggtgaCTTTGGCCGGTTTTgggtcagattttggggtgatttttggcagTTTTGGGTCAGATTTTGGTGCAGTTTTGGGTCAGATTTTGGGGCTATTTAGGTCAGATTTTGGGTCAGATTTTGGGTCAGATTTTAGGTCAGTTTTGGGGTGACTCTGGccggttttggggcagattttggtcagattttgggtcagttttgggtcagttttggggtgccTTTGGccgttttggggcagattttggggtgatttttggccggtttgggtcagattttgggtcaggttttggggtgattttggtcaCATTTTTGGTGCAgtttgggtcagttttggggtgattttggggtgagttgggtcagattttgggtcagtttttggggtgcctttggccgttttggggtgattttggtcaGTTTTTGGTCAGTTTTTGGGGTGCGTTTGGCCGTTTTGGGGCAGTTTCGGGTCAGATTTTGGGTCAGTTTTTTGGGGTGCCTTTGGccgttttggggtgattttgggcagTTTCgggtcagattttggggtgattttggtgcagtttgggtcagttttggggtgattttggtgagttttgggtcagtttttggggtgccTTTGGCCGttttgggcagttttgggtcagattttgggtcaggttttggggtgcctttggccattttggggcagttttggtgaGTTTTGGTCAGATTTTGGGGTACCTTTGGccgttttggggtgattttgggtcggttttgggtcagtttttggggtgccTTTGGCCGTTTGGGGCAGTTTCGGGTCAgattttgggtcagttttggggtgaCTCTGGccggttttggggcagattttgggtcAGATTTTGGTCAGTTTTGGGtcggttttggggtgattttgggtcagattttggtcagttttgggtcagttttggggtgccTTTGGccgttttggggcagattttggggtgatttttggccggtttgggtcagattttgggtcagttttggggtgattttggtcaCATTTTTGGTGCAgtttgggtcagttttggggtgattttggggtgagttGGGTCAGATTTTGGGGTGCCTTTGGccgttttggggtgattttgggcagttttgggtcagttttgggtcagtttttggggtgattttgggcagTTTCGGGTCAgattttgggtcagtttttggggtgcctttggccgttttggggtgattttgggtcatttttgggtcatatttgggtcagttttggggtgattttggtcagttttgggtcagttttggccttgtgagccagttttggggtgcctttggccgttttggggtgattttggtcaCATTTTGGCCGTTTCGGGTCAGATTTTGGGGTGCCTTTGGCCGTCTGGGGTGATTTTGGGCAGTTTCGGGGtcagttttgggtgattttgggtcagttttggggtgattttgggcagTTTCGGGTCAGATTTTGGGTCGGTTTTTGGGGTGCCTTTGGCTCCCACCTGGTCGGGCGGCGCCGCTCCCTCCTCGGGGCCCAGGGGGGAGGGGACGCGCGGGGCcagggcggggccgggcgggggcagCGACAGAACCGACTCGGAGCCGGGCGGGGCCTGCAACCGGAACCGTCagaaaccagtatggaccagtatggaccggtatggaccagtatggaccagtatgggacCGGTATGGAGCAGTATaaacagtatggaccagtatggaccagtatggaccagttacagaccagtatggaccagtatggaccggtatggaccagtatggaccagtataaaccggtatgcaccagtatggaccggtatgcaccagtatggaccagtatggaccagtataaaccggtatggaccagtacggaccagtatggaccagtatggaccagtataaaccggtatggaccagtatggaccagtatggaccggtatggaccagtatggacctggtataaaccagtatggaccagtatggaccagttagAGActggtataaaccagtatggaccagtatggaccggcatggaccggtatggaccagttagagaccagtatggaccagtatggaccactTAGGGaccggtataaaccagtatggaccagttagAGACTGGTATAAATCAGTATAAACTGCTATGGACCGGTTAGGGACTGGTAGGGACTGATCTAAACCAGTTACGGActggtataaaccagtataaaccagtatggaccaacacggaccagtatggacctcTTAGAGACTGGTATGGACTGGTAtagaccagtacaaaccagtacaaaacagTATacaccagtatgaaccagtacggGACCAGTTAGGGACTGGTATAAAACCAATATAAACCtatataaaccagtacagaccagtataaaccagtatagaccGATATGAACCAGTATGAACCACTatgaccagtacggaccagtattaAACCAGTCCCTCCAGTCCCACGTTCTCCTCGAAAATCCGCATTTTAGCTCCCAAAATCGCCAGTTTTGGCCCCAAACCCGCCAGGTTTTTTGCCCCCAgtcctcccagtataacccacttccctcccagtacaaaccagtcccacgttctcctctaaaatccccatttttgccCCTAAAATCCCCGTTTTGGCCCCAAACCACAGGGTTTTTttgcccccagtccctcccagtataaaccagtatgaccCAATTCAtctcagtctctcccagtataaaccagtatgacccagttcctcccagttccctcccagtgcgagtttccccaaaatcccattttttcaccccaaaatccccatttttttcccccaaaatcgcCATTTTTCACCGTAGAACCGCGGGGTTTTTTTGCCCccggtccctcccagtccctcccagtccaaaccagtacaACTGGGCGGGGTTACCTGCtcggggggcggggcgggggcggggcagTGGCCGATCCAGGCGCGGCACACGGGGTACAGGGGGGTCCCCGCCGGGAACTGCCCCAGCTCCACGCTGCGGTCAAAGAGCCGGATCACAAACGAGTCTGCAGGCGGGAAAGCACAACAAAATCGGCACAAAAACCGgcacagaaatgggaaaaatcggcacaaaaataggcccaaaaatgggaaaaatcggcacaaaaatcagcaaaaaaaccggcacagaaatgggaaaaaatcggcacaaaaatcagcaaaaaaaccggcccagaaaatggaaaaatcagcacaaaaatcagcaaaaaaaccggcccagaaatgggaaaaatcggcacaaaaatcggcccagaaatggaaaaatggcccaaaaatcggccaaaaatgggagaaaatcggcacaaaaatcggcccagaaatgggaaaaatcggcacaaaattggcacaaaaatgggaaaaattggcccgaaaatgggaaaaatcggcCCGAAAATcggccaaaaatgggaaaaattggccCAGAAATCGgcccagaaatgggaaaaaatggcccaaaaatgggaaaaatcggcCCGAAATCGGcccagaaatgggaaaaatcggcacaaaaatcggccaaaaatgggaaaaatcggcacaaaaatcagcccaaaaatgggaaaaattggcacaaaaaatgggaaaaaatcggcccaaaaatgggaaaaatcggcCCGAAAATcggcccaaaaatgggaaaaatcgacCCAGAAATGGGAAAAACCGGCCCAAAAATCGgcccaaaatcagcccaaaaatgtgaaaaatcAGCCCGAAAATcggcccaaaaatgggaaaaatcggcCAGAAATCGGCCCAGAAATGGGAAAAACCGGCCCAAAAACTCGGCCCAAAAATTGGCCCAAAATcatccaaaaatgggaaaaatcggcCCAAAAATCGGCCCAAAAATtggcccaaaaatgggaaaaatcagcccaaaaatgggaaaaatcggcCCAAAAATCGGCCCAAAAATTGGCCCAAAAATCGGCCCAAAATCatccaaaaaatgggaaaaatcggcccaaaaaatggaaaaaatcggctcaaaaatcagcccaaaaatcggcccaaaatcaacccaaaatggGAAAATcggcccaaaaatgggaaaaaattgcccaaaaatcagcccaaaaatcgGCCCAAAATCAGCCAGAACcagccaaaaatggaaaaaattgggcCAAAAATCAGCCCGAAAGTCGGCCCAAAATCAACCAAAATTGGGAAAAATcggcccaaaaatgggaaaaatcgccCAAAAATCGGCCCAAAAATGggcccaaaaccagcccaaaatcaGCCAGAACCagcccaaaaatggaaaaaattgggccaaaaatcagcccaaaaagtcggcccaaaatcagcccaaaaatgggaaaaatcggcccaaaaatcagcccaaaatcagcccaaaacTCAGCCCAAAAATCGGCCCAAAAATGGGATAAAATCAGCCCAAAACTCAGCCCAAAAATcggcccaaaaatgggaaaaatcagcccaaaaatcaGCCACGATCAGCCCAAAAATTGGCCCAAAAGTCAGCCCAAATCAGCTggaatcaccccaaaaatgggaaaaatcagcccaaaaatcagtgcaaaatcagccccaaatcagcccaaaaatgggaaaaatcggcctaaaaatcagcccaaaaatgggaaaaatcggcccaaaaatcagcccaaaaatcaACCAGAATcagcccaaaaatgggaaaaatcggcTCAAAATTCAGCCCAAAATCGGCCCAAAAATtggcccaaaaatgggaaaaatcggcacaaaaatTGGCCAAGAATCAACCAGAATCAGCcaaaaaatcagcccaaaaatggggaaaaatcggcccaaaatcagcccaaaaatcagcaaaaaaaatTGCCCAATTTTGGGTGaaatttcccaatttttgggtCAAATTTCGCAAATTTTGGCTTCAAATTCCCCAAATGTAGTGTGaaatttcccaatttttgggtCAAATTTTTGGCGTCAAGTTTCCCAAACTTTTGTGTGAAACTTCCCAAAATTTGTGTGaaatttcccaatttttgggtTGAAATTTCCCAACTTTTGGGTCAACTTTCCAATTTTGTGTGAAACTTCCCAATTTTTGGGTCAAATTT encodes:
- the LIN37 gene encoding protein lin-37 homolog, whose translation is MFPECSIAGPPAFPAAAEEEEEGGGGGPENPPPEHNSFVIRLFDRSVELGQFPAGTPLYPVCRAWIGHCPAPAPPPEQAPPGSESVLSLPPPGPALAPRVPSPLGPEEGAAPPDQVLDPAPQSVRPAPSITSLIYKNMDRWKRVRQR